From one Ooceraea biroi isolate clonal line C1 chromosome 7, Obir_v5.4, whole genome shotgun sequence genomic stretch:
- the LOC105279655 gene encoding intraflagellar transport protein 172 homolog isoform X3, with protein sequence MLLKYLGTVMPAQESENKVISIAWSPNNLKLAVASSDRSIYLFDENGAKRDRFSTKPVDPKFGKKSYMIKGIAFSPESTKIAVGQTDCIVYVYKIGEDWGDKKVICNKFKQTSAVTCLIWPVGGPIIVGLTDGKVRAALVKSQKAQTLYTSDAMTIALASNVRGSGFLSSHADGSIIRYYIAEDGSAEPSGRVCVHGVPAYALAWPQSHILAAGCDKRLTLYDSHGKQVKNFDFSRDSQEREITVACCSPSGQSIAVGSWDKVRILDWTPRRGVWEETNVRDLPNFYTITALAWRRDGSKLVVGGLCGGVEQFETILRRTVVRGSHEVAYVGPSQIVIRSLSDSSQRSIVIRSQTGLEIEDVRVLGRRDNNVVARTARTLLIGDIEQGLISEIPWEDRSSSEKFFFEYPVVCLIFYSGELTIVEYGQNEALGSVRTEAVNPHVISVRVNERPTSEGEDNKKLAYLLDPRTIRVVDLMTGATISMIAHDARIDWLELSEAGHRLLSRDKRSRLWLSDDAGSKVLLVTGVSFASWVPGSDVVVAQTGQTLAVWYNVDAPEAATLTPIKGDVVDIVREDGKTSVMVEENGAKVAYVLDEGLIEFGTALHDNDFGRAILFLENMGDSPQAETMWENLAKNAMNERKLAIAARCYAAMGDVACTKFLKETVEIGEKYAKETGNDPMGNPDVWARLAVLNGDLKTAEAIYLEQNELDKALEMYQRYWHWEEALNLAENRQWSGLSELRDRHLAWLLDSGQAARAASIIETTNPKRAIKLYLEANRPGRAARLILADNELLEDEHIVEDVISALKATDLMELAGELLEKTGAGAEAISCYSQAGIFARALDLARKIDPTMVVELERDWGKHLATGGHYDAAINHFIEAGETISALKAAINARQWRKALQIIQVIEDDDPEIQLQCEKLGEYFSSIGERSLAENLFIRAGNARRAVETHVQSGNWMRAHQVAQEHMNTDEANEVLAKHAESLQQAGEYRHAEALYVAIGDHDAAIAMYRKEGHRSDMVRLVADHRPDLLHTTHAHLARELEAAGKPREAEEYFLGAGDWRGAVTAYRSVNMWEDALRVAKKASGEQAAQQVALMWARTLAPELGARLLMRLNYLEPCLQLACETNLFEWALEISKYGTMDQKKEVHYRYAMALEDEGRFAEAEKEFVQAGKAMEAVQMYIHSRDWESAEDVARSHSQEAVAQVLIARAAEAAEAQDYATAETLLLRAHKPEMIIEHYKTAGMWSEALRVCREYLPSQEAALRRELGQKSAGLDGANALEEARKWLELGEVRPALDTLILNPQAPRPYLIRAADILLHQADPETAAEIGGDLGARLFSVGEHALAAQVFLQADRLKDAVSSLVAVGEWDRARRIVRELAPDLESYLEEKYRDAMASDDQMERLAGTNGNAALEMMARKGQWSQLFEAANSQGPEVLHRFVARRAAQLLKSDSAPQALQLYAQYGAPAISQNYNLYFQLAENILNEKQQEYRYLAQLRDILHGLCRSSPSSDKFERLLQAAHLSAVKHGCRSYPALTSIVVKVSVSLLRYTDVLLADRFYYEAGIAARSAGLLSEAFVFLNHFLDLEECIEEEGDGNVLDVDDLRVSDFPLEVPLPERLGVAADQREEAREWVLAVSMDQKIEQGLPVDQRGVYVGSLTSPTNSGTLLQQCVITGYPVRGPVVKFEETNRVADRDDWTKLVHTARQAPLDSPLNDILVFLQEWCGTKMK encoded by the exons aTGTTACTCAAGTATCTTGGTACTGTTATGCCAGCGCAG GAATCGGAGAATAAAGTGATTAGCATAGCATGGTCACCAAACAACTTAAAACTAGCCGTTGCATCTTCTGATCGTTCCATTTACCTCTTCGACGAAAATGGTGCAAAACGTGACAGATTCTCCACCAAACCTGTCGATCCCAAG TTTGGCAAAAAGAGCTACATGATAAAGGGAATAGCTTTCTCCCCGGAGTCTACGAAGATCGCGGTTGGTCAAACCGATTGTattgtttatgtatataaaataggaGAAGACTG GGGCGACAAGAAAGTGATTTGCAACAAGTTCAAACAGACTTCCGCGGTAACTTGCTTAATTTGGCCCGTAGGAGGCCCGATTATCGTGGGCTTGACAGACGGGAAGGTCCGCGCGGCCCTGGTAAAATCGCAGAAGGCGCAAACCTTATACACCTCCGACGCCATGACGATAGCTTTGGCTAGCAA TGTTCGTGGTAGTGGCTTTCTGTCGAGTCACGCTGATGGTAGCATCATCCGGTATTACATTGCCGAAGACGGCAGTGCGGAACCATCAGGACGCGTATGCGTTCACGGTGTGCCTGCTTACGCCTTGGCGTGGCCGCAGTCGCACATCCTAGCTGCTGGTTGCGACAAACGGCTGACTCTGTACGACTCACATGGCAAACAGGTGAAGAACTTCGATTTTAGTCGGGACTCTCAAGAAAGGGAAATTACCGTAGCCTGCTGCAGCCCGAGCGGCCAGAGCATTGCCGTGGGCTCGTGGGACAAGGTGCGCATCCTGGACTGGACGCCACGAAGAGGCGTCTGGGAGGAGACCAACGTGCGCGATCTTCCAAACTTCTACACGATCACGGCGCTCGCCTGGAGACGAGACGGCTCGAAATTGGTAGTTGGAGGATTGTGCGGTGGTGTTGAACAATTTGAGACTATCCTAAG ACGCACAGTGGTCCGTGGCAGCCATGAGGTGGCCTACGTAGGTCCCAGCCAGATAGTAATTCGATCTCTGAGTGATTCTTCGCAGCGCTCGATCGTCATCAGATCGCAGACAGGTCTGGAGATCGAGGATGTACGCGTCTTAGGGCGCAGGGATAACAACGTGGTAGCTCGCACGGCGCGTACTCTGCTGATAGGTGACATCGAACAAGGTCTAATCAGCGAGATTCCATGGGAAGATCGATCCAGCAGCGAGAAATTCTTCTTTGAATACCCGGTTGTCTGCTTGATTTTCTATTCTGGCGAGCTAACAATCGTCGAATATGGGCAAAACGAAGCGCTCGGCTCCGTACGAACCGAGGCTGTGAACCCGCATGTGATCAGCGTGCGCGTGAACGAGCGACCCACGTCCGAGGGAGAAGATAACAAGAAGCTAGCGTATCTCTTGGATCCAAGAACAATCCGTGTAGTTGACTTGATGACGGGCGCGACCATCAGCATGATCGCCCACGACGCTCGCATCGACTGGTTGGAGCTAAGTGAGGCAGGTCATCGACTGCTATCGCGCGACAAGCGAAGTCGCCTGTGGCTCAGCGACGACGCGGGTAGCAA agttTTGCTGGTGACGGGGGTATCCTTTGCGTCTTGGGTGCCGGGTAGCGACGTTGTCGTCGCTCAGACGGGTCAGACTCTGGCGGTTTGGTACAACGTAGATGCGCCGGAAGCAGCCACGCTTACGCCGATCAAAGGCGACGTGGTGGACATTGTTCGGGAGGATGGCAAGACGTCTGTAATGGTCGAGGAAAACGGTGCTAAGGTGGCGTATGTGTTGGACGAGGGATTGATCGAGTTCGGTACGGCGCTGCACGACAATGACTTTGGCAGAGCCATTCTGTTCCTGGAGAACATGGGCGATAGCCCTCAGGCGGAGACTATGTGGGAGAACTTGGCTAAAAACGCGATGAACGAGAGGAAGCTCGCGATAGCAGCCAGATGTTACGCCGCGATGGGTGACGTGGCTTGTACGAAGTTTCTGAAGGAGACCGTCgag ATTGGTGAAAAGTATGCCAAGGAAACGGGCAATGATCCAATGGGCAATCCAGACGTCTGGGCCCGACTGGCTGTGCTGAACGGTGATCTGAAAACTGCCGAAGCGATCTACTTGGAACAAAATGAACTGGACAAGGCGCTGGAGATGTATCAACGCTACTGGCACTGGGAAGAAGCTTTGAATTTGGCCGAGAATCGGCAGTGGAGTGGTTTGTCCGAGTTACGGGATCGTCACTTGGCTTGGCTGTTGGACAGCGGTCAGGCAGCTCGCGCGGCCTCTATCATAGAAACTACGAACCCCAAAAGAGCCATTAAGCTCTACCTGGAAGCTAATCGGCCCGGACGAGCTGCCAGGCTGATTCTCGCTGACAATGAATTGTTGGAAGATGAGCACATCGTTGAGGATGTCATTAGCGCTCTTAAAGCTACCGATCTTATGGAGCTTGCTGGAGAACTGCTGGAGAAAACCGGTGCTGGCGCTGAGGCAATCAGCTGTTACTCTCAGGCCGGTATTTTCGCCAGGGCCCTCGATCTAGCACGTAAAATTGATCCTACTATGGTGGTCGAGCTCGAGAGGGATTGGGGGAAGCATTTGGCAACGGGTGGCCATTACGACGCAGCTATCAATCACTTTATTGAAGCAGGCGAGACAATATCGGCGCTGAAGGCCGCTATTAACGCGCGTCAATGGAGAAAGGCTCTACAAATTATACAA GTGATCGAAGATGACGATCCTGAAATTCAGCTGCAATGCGAGAAGTTGGGCGAGTACTTTTCGTCGATCGGTGAACGAAGCCTGGCCGAGAATCTTTTTATTCGCGCCGGAAACGCGCGACGTGCCGTGGAAACTCATGTGCAGTCGGGCAATTGGATGCGTGCGCATCAGGTAGCTCAAGAACACATGAATACCGATGAAGCCAACGAAGTGCTGGCAAAGCACGCTGAGAGTCTACAGCAAGCTGGCGAATATCGTCACGCCGAGGCGCTCTACGTGGCGATCGGCGATCACGATGCAGCGATCGCTATGTATCGTAAGGAAGGGCATCGTAGCGACATGGTCAGGCTGGTTGCTGACCATCGGCCGGACCTCCTTCATACTACTCACGCACATCTGGCGAGGGAGCTGGAGGCAGCCGGCAAGCCAAGAGAAGCCGAAGAATACTTCCTAG GTGCTGGTGATTGGCGCGGAGCGGTCACAGCTTACAGGTCCGTGAATATGTGGGAGGACGCGTTAAGGGTTGCCAAGAAGGCTTCGGGCGAACAAGCAGCACAGCag GTTGCCTTGATGTGGGCCCGAACACTGGCTCCGGAATTGGGTGCTAGATTGTTAATGCGTCTGAATTATTTGGAGCCTTGCCTGCAGCTGGCATGCGAGACCAACTTGTTTGAGTGGGCCTTGGAAATCTCAAAATACGGCACGATGGATCAAAAGAAGGAGGTCCACTATCGCTATGCTATGGCGCTCGAGGACGAGGGCCGCTTTGCTGAGGCTGAGAAGGAGTTCGTACAGGCTGGCAAGGCTATGGAGGCGGTGCAGATGTACATACACTCCCGCGACTGGGAATCCGCCGAGGATGTCGCGCGATCGCATAGTCAAGAGGCGGTGGCGCAAGTTCTGATTGCCCGTGCTGCTGAAGCCGCAGAAGCACAAGATTACGCAACGGCGGAAACCCTTCTTCTAAGGGCCCACAAACCGGAGATGATTATTGAACATTATAAA ACTGCTGGAATGTGGTCTGAAGCACTACGAGTGTGTCGAGAGTATCTGCCAAGTCAAGAGGCTGCCCTACGCAGGGAGTTGGGTCAGAAGAGCGCGGGATTGGACGGAGCGAACGCCCTGGAGGAAGCTCGCAAGTGGCTTGAACTCGGGGAAGTGCGACCTGCCCTGGACACCCTGATCCTGAATCCACAAGCACCGAGGCCTTATCTTATTCGTGCGGCTGATATTCTTTTACATCAGGCGGATCCTGAAACGGCAGCGGAGATTGGCGGTGATCTGGGTGCGCGCTTGTTCTCCGTTGGTGAACACGCGCTCGCCGCTCAG GTATTCCTTCAGGCGGATCGACTGAAGGACGCGGTGAGTTCGCTAGTGGCGGTCGGCGAGTGGGATCGTGCACGTCGGATTGTTCGCGAGCTCGCTCCAGATCTCGAGTCGTATCTTGAAGAAAAGTATCGGGATGCTATGGCAAGTGACGATCAAATGGAGCGATTAGCGGGGACGAATGGCAATGCCGCCCTCGAGATGATGGCACGCAAGGGTCAATGGAGTCAGCTGTTCGAGGCCGCGAATTCGCAAGGGCCGGAAGTATTGCACAGATTCGTGGCGCGACGTGCCGCACAATTGCTGAAGAGCGACTCCGCACCGCAAGCGCTACAACTTTACGCGCAGTACGGCGCACCCGCGATATCGCAGAACTACAATCTCTATTTCCAGCTGGCTGAGAACATCCTGAATGAGAAGCAGCAGGAATACAG ATATCTAGCCCAACTGCGTGACATCCTGCATGGTCTCTGCCGCTCGTCGCCGTCTTCCGACAAGTTCGAGCGACTGCTGCAAGCTGCGCATCTTTCCGCGGTGAAGCACGGCTGCCGTTCGTACCCAGCACTTACCAGCATTGTAGTTAAAGTGTCTGTCAGCCTTCTGCGATATACCGATGTCCTCCTCGCCGACAGATTCTACTACGAAGCCGGCATTGCAGCGCGTTCCGCGGGTCTCCTGAGCGAAGCCTTTGTCTTTCTCAATCACTTTCTTGACCTGGAAGAGTGCATCGAGGAGGAGGGTGACGGCAACGTTCTCGACGTGGACGACCTACGCGTAAGCGACTTCCCGCTCGAAGTTCCGCTTCCGGAACGCCTCGGCGTCGCGGCAGATCAACGCGAGGAGGCAAGGGAGTGGGTGCTGGCGGTGTCCATGGATCAAAAGATTGAGCAAGGCTTGCCGGTTGATCAGAGAGGTGTCTATGTGGGCTCACTGACGTCACCGACTAACTCCGGTACGCTTCTTCAGCAATGCGTGATCACGGGATATCCGGTACGCGGCCCAGTCGTCAAATTCGAGGAGACCAATCGCGTGGCTGATCGAGACGACTGGACCAAACTGGTCCACACGGCCAGACAAGCGCCTCTAGATTCACCGCTGAACGACATCTTGGTGTTTCTTCAGGAATGGTGTGGCACG aaaatgaaataa
- the LOC105279655 gene encoding intraflagellar transport protein 172 homolog isoform X2, with protein MLLKYLGTVMPAQESENKVISIAWSPNNLKLAVASSDRSIYLFDENGAKRDRFSTKPVDPKFGKKSYMIKGIAFSPESTKIAVGQTDCIVYVYKIGEDWGDKKVICNKFKQTSAVTCLIWPVGGPIIVGLTDGKVRAALVKSQKAQTLYTSDAMTIALASNVRGSGFLSSHADGSIIRYYIAEDGSAEPSGRVCVHGVPAYALAWPQSHILAAGCDKRLTLYDSHGKQVKNFDFSRDSQEREITVACCSPSGQSIAVGSWDKVRILDWTPRRGVWEETNVRDLPNFYTITALAWRRDGSKLVVGGLCGGVEQFETILRRTVVRGSHEVAYVGPSQIVIRSLSDSSQRSIVIRSQTGLEIEDVRVLGRRDNNVVARTARTLLIGDIEQGLISEIPWEDRSSSEKFFFEYPVVCLIFYSGELTIVEYGQNEALGSVRTEAVNPHVISVRVNERPTSEGEDNKKLAYLLDPRTIRVVDLMTGATISMIAHDARIDWLELSEAGHRLLSRDKRSRLWLSDDAGSKVLLVTGVSFASWVPGSDVVVAQTGQTLAVWYNVDAPEAATLTPIKGDVVDIVREDGKTSVMVEENGAKVAYVLDEGLIEFGTALHDNDFGRAILFLENMGDSPQAETMWENLAKNAMNERKLAIAARCYAAMGDVACTKFLKETVEIGEKYAKETGNDPMGNPDVWARLAVLNGDLKTAEAIYLEQNELDKALEMYQRYWHWEEALNLAENRQWSGLSELRDRHLAWLLDSGQAARAASIIETTNPKRAIKLYLEANRPGRAARLILADNELLEDEHIVEDVISALKATDLMELAGELLEKTGAGAEAISCYSQAGIFARALDLARKIDPTMVVELERDWGKHLATGGHYDAAINHFIEAGETISALKAAINARQWRKALQIIQVIEDDDPEIQLQCEKLGEYFSSIGERSLAENLFIRAGNARRAVETHVQSGNWMRAHQVAQEHMNTDEANEVLAKHAESLQQAGEYRHAEALYVAIGDHDAAIAMYRKEGHRSDMVRLVADHRPDLLHTTHAHLARELEAAGKPREAEEYFLGAGDWRGAVTAYRSVNMWEDALRVAKKASGEQAAQQVALMWARTLAPELGARLLMRLNYLEPCLQLACETNLFEWALEISKYGTMDQKKEVHYRYAMALEDEGRFAEAEKEFVQAGKAMEAVQMYIHSRDWESAEDVARSHSQEAVAQVLIARAAEAAEAQDYATAETLLLRAHKPEMIIEHYKTAGMWSEALRVCREYLPSQEAALRRELGQKSAGLDGANALEEARKWLELGEVRPALDTLILNPQAPRPYLIRAADILLHQADPETAAEIGGDLGARLFSVGEHALAAQVFLQADRLKDAVSSLVAVGEWDRARRIVRELAPDLESYLEEKYRDAMASDDQMERLAGTNGNAALEMMARKGQWSQLFEAANSQGPEVLHRFVARRAAQLLKSDSAPQALQLYAQYGAPAISQNYNLYFQLAENILNEKQQEYRYLAQLRDILHGLCRSSPSSDKFERLLQAAHLSAVKHGCRSYPALTSIVVKVSVSLLRYTDVLLADRFYYEAGIAARSAGLLSEAFVFLNHFLDLEECIEEEGDGNVLDVDDLRVSDFPLEVPLPERLGVAADQREEAREWVLAVSMDQKIEQGLPVDQRGVYVGSLTSPTNSGTLLQQCVITGYPVRGPVVKFEETNRVADRDDWTKLVHTARQAPLDSPLNDILVFLQEWCGTNRK; from the exons aTGTTACTCAAGTATCTTGGTACTGTTATGCCAGCGCAG GAATCGGAGAATAAAGTGATTAGCATAGCATGGTCACCAAACAACTTAAAACTAGCCGTTGCATCTTCTGATCGTTCCATTTACCTCTTCGACGAAAATGGTGCAAAACGTGACAGATTCTCCACCAAACCTGTCGATCCCAAG TTTGGCAAAAAGAGCTACATGATAAAGGGAATAGCTTTCTCCCCGGAGTCTACGAAGATCGCGGTTGGTCAAACCGATTGTattgtttatgtatataaaataggaGAAGACTG GGGCGACAAGAAAGTGATTTGCAACAAGTTCAAACAGACTTCCGCGGTAACTTGCTTAATTTGGCCCGTAGGAGGCCCGATTATCGTGGGCTTGACAGACGGGAAGGTCCGCGCGGCCCTGGTAAAATCGCAGAAGGCGCAAACCTTATACACCTCCGACGCCATGACGATAGCTTTGGCTAGCAA TGTTCGTGGTAGTGGCTTTCTGTCGAGTCACGCTGATGGTAGCATCATCCGGTATTACATTGCCGAAGACGGCAGTGCGGAACCATCAGGACGCGTATGCGTTCACGGTGTGCCTGCTTACGCCTTGGCGTGGCCGCAGTCGCACATCCTAGCTGCTGGTTGCGACAAACGGCTGACTCTGTACGACTCACATGGCAAACAGGTGAAGAACTTCGATTTTAGTCGGGACTCTCAAGAAAGGGAAATTACCGTAGCCTGCTGCAGCCCGAGCGGCCAGAGCATTGCCGTGGGCTCGTGGGACAAGGTGCGCATCCTGGACTGGACGCCACGAAGAGGCGTCTGGGAGGAGACCAACGTGCGCGATCTTCCAAACTTCTACACGATCACGGCGCTCGCCTGGAGACGAGACGGCTCGAAATTGGTAGTTGGAGGATTGTGCGGTGGTGTTGAACAATTTGAGACTATCCTAAG ACGCACAGTGGTCCGTGGCAGCCATGAGGTGGCCTACGTAGGTCCCAGCCAGATAGTAATTCGATCTCTGAGTGATTCTTCGCAGCGCTCGATCGTCATCAGATCGCAGACAGGTCTGGAGATCGAGGATGTACGCGTCTTAGGGCGCAGGGATAACAACGTGGTAGCTCGCACGGCGCGTACTCTGCTGATAGGTGACATCGAACAAGGTCTAATCAGCGAGATTCCATGGGAAGATCGATCCAGCAGCGAGAAATTCTTCTTTGAATACCCGGTTGTCTGCTTGATTTTCTATTCTGGCGAGCTAACAATCGTCGAATATGGGCAAAACGAAGCGCTCGGCTCCGTACGAACCGAGGCTGTGAACCCGCATGTGATCAGCGTGCGCGTGAACGAGCGACCCACGTCCGAGGGAGAAGATAACAAGAAGCTAGCGTATCTCTTGGATCCAAGAACAATCCGTGTAGTTGACTTGATGACGGGCGCGACCATCAGCATGATCGCCCACGACGCTCGCATCGACTGGTTGGAGCTAAGTGAGGCAGGTCATCGACTGCTATCGCGCGACAAGCGAAGTCGCCTGTGGCTCAGCGACGACGCGGGTAGCAA agttTTGCTGGTGACGGGGGTATCCTTTGCGTCTTGGGTGCCGGGTAGCGACGTTGTCGTCGCTCAGACGGGTCAGACTCTGGCGGTTTGGTACAACGTAGATGCGCCGGAAGCAGCCACGCTTACGCCGATCAAAGGCGACGTGGTGGACATTGTTCGGGAGGATGGCAAGACGTCTGTAATGGTCGAGGAAAACGGTGCTAAGGTGGCGTATGTGTTGGACGAGGGATTGATCGAGTTCGGTACGGCGCTGCACGACAATGACTTTGGCAGAGCCATTCTGTTCCTGGAGAACATGGGCGATAGCCCTCAGGCGGAGACTATGTGGGAGAACTTGGCTAAAAACGCGATGAACGAGAGGAAGCTCGCGATAGCAGCCAGATGTTACGCCGCGATGGGTGACGTGGCTTGTACGAAGTTTCTGAAGGAGACCGTCgag ATTGGTGAAAAGTATGCCAAGGAAACGGGCAATGATCCAATGGGCAATCCAGACGTCTGGGCCCGACTGGCTGTGCTGAACGGTGATCTGAAAACTGCCGAAGCGATCTACTTGGAACAAAATGAACTGGACAAGGCGCTGGAGATGTATCAACGCTACTGGCACTGGGAAGAAGCTTTGAATTTGGCCGAGAATCGGCAGTGGAGTGGTTTGTCCGAGTTACGGGATCGTCACTTGGCTTGGCTGTTGGACAGCGGTCAGGCAGCTCGCGCGGCCTCTATCATAGAAACTACGAACCCCAAAAGAGCCATTAAGCTCTACCTGGAAGCTAATCGGCCCGGACGAGCTGCCAGGCTGATTCTCGCTGACAATGAATTGTTGGAAGATGAGCACATCGTTGAGGATGTCATTAGCGCTCTTAAAGCTACCGATCTTATGGAGCTTGCTGGAGAACTGCTGGAGAAAACCGGTGCTGGCGCTGAGGCAATCAGCTGTTACTCTCAGGCCGGTATTTTCGCCAGGGCCCTCGATCTAGCACGTAAAATTGATCCTACTATGGTGGTCGAGCTCGAGAGGGATTGGGGGAAGCATTTGGCAACGGGTGGCCATTACGACGCAGCTATCAATCACTTTATTGAAGCAGGCGAGACAATATCGGCGCTGAAGGCCGCTATTAACGCGCGTCAATGGAGAAAGGCTCTACAAATTATACAA GTGATCGAAGATGACGATCCTGAAATTCAGCTGCAATGCGAGAAGTTGGGCGAGTACTTTTCGTCGATCGGTGAACGAAGCCTGGCCGAGAATCTTTTTATTCGCGCCGGAAACGCGCGACGTGCCGTGGAAACTCATGTGCAGTCGGGCAATTGGATGCGTGCGCATCAGGTAGCTCAAGAACACATGAATACCGATGAAGCCAACGAAGTGCTGGCAAAGCACGCTGAGAGTCTACAGCAAGCTGGCGAATATCGTCACGCCGAGGCGCTCTACGTGGCGATCGGCGATCACGATGCAGCGATCGCTATGTATCGTAAGGAAGGGCATCGTAGCGACATGGTCAGGCTGGTTGCTGACCATCGGCCGGACCTCCTTCATACTACTCACGCACATCTGGCGAGGGAGCTGGAGGCAGCCGGCAAGCCAAGAGAAGCCGAAGAATACTTCCTAG GTGCTGGTGATTGGCGCGGAGCGGTCACAGCTTACAGGTCCGTGAATATGTGGGAGGACGCGTTAAGGGTTGCCAAGAAGGCTTCGGGCGAACAAGCAGCACAGCag GTTGCCTTGATGTGGGCCCGAACACTGGCTCCGGAATTGGGTGCTAGATTGTTAATGCGTCTGAATTATTTGGAGCCTTGCCTGCAGCTGGCATGCGAGACCAACTTGTTTGAGTGGGCCTTGGAAATCTCAAAATACGGCACGATGGATCAAAAGAAGGAGGTCCACTATCGCTATGCTATGGCGCTCGAGGACGAGGGCCGCTTTGCTGAGGCTGAGAAGGAGTTCGTACAGGCTGGCAAGGCTATGGAGGCGGTGCAGATGTACATACACTCCCGCGACTGGGAATCCGCCGAGGATGTCGCGCGATCGCATAGTCAAGAGGCGGTGGCGCAAGTTCTGATTGCCCGTGCTGCTGAAGCCGCAGAAGCACAAGATTACGCAACGGCGGAAACCCTTCTTCTAAGGGCCCACAAACCGGAGATGATTATTGAACATTATAAA ACTGCTGGAATGTGGTCTGAAGCACTACGAGTGTGTCGAGAGTATCTGCCAAGTCAAGAGGCTGCCCTACGCAGGGAGTTGGGTCAGAAGAGCGCGGGATTGGACGGAGCGAACGCCCTGGAGGAAGCTCGCAAGTGGCTTGAACTCGGGGAAGTGCGACCTGCCCTGGACACCCTGATCCTGAATCCACAAGCACCGAGGCCTTATCTTATTCGTGCGGCTGATATTCTTTTACATCAGGCGGATCCTGAAACGGCAGCGGAGATTGGCGGTGATCTGGGTGCGCGCTTGTTCTCCGTTGGTGAACACGCGCTCGCCGCTCAG GTATTCCTTCAGGCGGATCGACTGAAGGACGCGGTGAGTTCGCTAGTGGCGGTCGGCGAGTGGGATCGTGCACGTCGGATTGTTCGCGAGCTCGCTCCAGATCTCGAGTCGTATCTTGAAGAAAAGTATCGGGATGCTATGGCAAGTGACGATCAAATGGAGCGATTAGCGGGGACGAATGGCAATGCCGCCCTCGAGATGATGGCACGCAAGGGTCAATGGAGTCAGCTGTTCGAGGCCGCGAATTCGCAAGGGCCGGAAGTATTGCACAGATTCGTGGCGCGACGTGCCGCACAATTGCTGAAGAGCGACTCCGCACCGCAAGCGCTACAACTTTACGCGCAGTACGGCGCACCCGCGATATCGCAGAACTACAATCTCTATTTCCAGCTGGCTGAGAACATCCTGAATGAGAAGCAGCAGGAATACAG ATATCTAGCCCAACTGCGTGACATCCTGCATGGTCTCTGCCGCTCGTCGCCGTCTTCCGACAAGTTCGAGCGACTGCTGCAAGCTGCGCATCTTTCCGCGGTGAAGCACGGCTGCCGTTCGTACCCAGCACTTACCAGCATTGTAGTTAAAGTGTCTGTCAGCCTTCTGCGATATACCGATGTCCTCCTCGCCGACAGATTCTACTACGAAGCCGGCATTGCAGCGCGTTCCGCGGGTCTCCTGAGCGAAGCCTTTGTCTTTCTCAATCACTTTCTTGACCTGGAAGAGTGCATCGAGGAGGAGGGTGACGGCAACGTTCTCGACGTGGACGACCTACGCGTAAGCGACTTCCCGCTCGAAGTTCCGCTTCCGGAACGCCTCGGCGTCGCGGCAGATCAACGCGAGGAGGCAAGGGAGTGGGTGCTGGCGGTGTCCATGGATCAAAAGATTGAGCAAGGCTTGCCGGTTGATCAGAGAGGTGTCTATGTGGGCTCACTGACGTCACCGACTAACTCCGGTACGCTTCTTCAGCAATGCGTGATCACGGGATATCCGGTACGCGGCCCAGTCGTCAAATTCGAGGAGACCAATCGCGTGGCTGATCGAGACGACTGGACCAAACTGGTCCACACGGCCAGACAAGCGCCTCTAGATTCACCGCTGAACGACATCTTGGTGTTTCTTCAGGAATGGTGTGGCACG aatagaaaatga